A genomic stretch from Mycobacterium cookii includes:
- a CDS encoding ferredoxin gives MKVTVDQDKCASSGNCVMHAPEIFDQRDDDGVVVVLDENPPADQADNARKAEAGCPALAIHIEE, from the coding sequence ATGAAAGTAACTGTGGATCAGGACAAATGCGCATCATCGGGAAATTGCGTGATGCATGCGCCGGAGATCTTCGACCAGCGCGACGATGACGGAGTCGTCGTCGTTCTCGACGAGAACCCGCCCGCCGATCAGGCCGACAACGCTCGCAAGGCCGAGGCAGGCTGCCCGGCACTAGCCATCCACATCGAGGAGTGA
- a CDS encoding TetR/AcrR family transcriptional regulator, whose amino-acid sequence MTTARAARSERASTTQEAILTAAERLFAEHGVFAVSNRQVSEAAGQGNNAAVGYHFGTKTDLVRAIEQRHREPIERLREDMVARTLQSDEAGDMRSWVACLVRPLTDHLAALGNPSWYARFAAQVMTDPAYYNIVVKDALSSDSLVQVIDGINRCLPELPVDVRVERNLMARNLLMHTCADRERALAAGASAPWSSWEAAGTRLIDAVVGLWLAPVTPHD is encoded by the coding sequence GTGACTACTGCGAGGGCCGCGCGCAGCGAGCGGGCCAGCACCACACAGGAGGCGATCCTGACCGCGGCCGAGCGGCTGTTCGCCGAGCATGGTGTTTTCGCCGTTTCCAACCGCCAGGTCAGCGAGGCTGCCGGGCAGGGAAACAACGCCGCGGTCGGCTATCACTTCGGCACCAAGACGGATCTGGTGCGGGCCATCGAGCAACGGCACCGGGAACCGATCGAACGTCTGCGGGAAGACATGGTCGCGCGGACCCTGCAGTCCGATGAGGCCGGCGACATGCGGAGCTGGGTCGCCTGCCTGGTGCGCCCGCTCACCGATCACCTTGCGGCTCTGGGCAATCCGAGCTGGTACGCGCGCTTCGCCGCGCAGGTGATGACCGATCCCGCGTACTACAACATCGTCGTCAAGGACGCGCTGTCGTCCGACTCGCTGGTTCAGGTGATCGACGGGATCAACCGGTGTCTTCCCGAACTTCCGGTCGACGTCCGGGTGGAACGCAATCTGATGGCGCGCAACCTTCTGATGCACACCTGCGCGGATCGTGAACGGGCCTTGGCCGCCGGCGCATCCGCGCCCTGGTCGTCGTGGGAGGCGGCCGGGACCCGTCTCATCGACGCGGTGGTGGGTCTGTGGCTGGCGCCCGTCACGCCGCACGATTAG
- a CDS encoding SDR family NAD(P)-dependent oxidoreductase, with product MVNELIGKVAIVTGGASGIGAGIVEKFVAEGARVVIADIERDRGEDFAATIGADVTFRSVDVSDPAQVGALVSSAIETFGRLDVMVNNAGISSKMHRSFLDDDLADFQRVMAVNVLGVMAGTRDAARQMATSGGGSIINMSSIGGIQAGGGVMAYRASKAAVIMFTKSSAIELAHFDVRVNAIAPGSIPTPILASSTSGKTREELERFEQKLRAQMRADRPLQREGTPEDVAEAALYLAGDRSRYVTGTVMRVDGGTAAGKVVRRRSEEKN from the coding sequence ATGGTCAACGAACTGATCGGCAAGGTCGCGATCGTCACTGGCGGCGCCTCGGGCATCGGTGCCGGCATCGTCGAAAAGTTCGTCGCCGAGGGCGCACGGGTGGTGATCGCCGACATCGAACGCGATCGCGGCGAAGACTTCGCCGCCACGATCGGCGCCGACGTGACGTTCCGGTCGGTCGACGTCTCCGACCCGGCGCAAGTCGGCGCACTGGTCTCGAGTGCCATCGAGACCTTCGGCCGCCTCGACGTGATGGTGAACAACGCCGGCATCTCCAGCAAGATGCATCGCAGTTTCCTCGACGACGACCTCGCCGACTTCCAGCGCGTCATGGCGGTGAACGTCCTCGGCGTGATGGCGGGCACCCGCGATGCGGCGCGGCAGATGGCGACCAGCGGTGGCGGGTCGATCATCAACATGTCATCGATCGGAGGGATCCAGGCCGGCGGGGGAGTCATGGCCTACCGTGCATCCAAGGCGGCGGTCATCATGTTCACGAAGTCGTCCGCAATCGAGCTGGCGCACTTTGATGTGCGGGTCAACGCCATCGCGCCGGGCAGCATCCCCACGCCGATCCTCGCGTCGTCGACCTCGGGCAAGACGCGTGAAGAACTCGAACGCTTCGAGCAGAAGCTCCGCGCGCAGATGCGCGCCGACCGCCCGCTGCAACGCGAAGGTACGCCCGAAGACGTGGCCGAGGCCGCGTTGTATCTCGCCGGCGACCGGTCCCGTTACGTCACGGGCACCGTGATGCGCGTCGACGGCGGAACGGCCGCCGGGAAAGTCGTACGCCGTCGGAGCGAAGAAAAGAATTAA
- the pstS gene encoding phosphate ABC transporter substrate-binding protein PstS encodes MRLNRFGAALSVLASGALILSACGDNNTANEGNATSKSSASGVNCGGKQTLKASGSTAQANAMARFVNAFEQACPGQTLNYTANGSGAGINEFVGKQTDFGGSDSALSDDEHTKAQQRCGSPAWDLPVVFGPIAVTYNVSGVTTLALDGPTTAKIFNGAIKNWNDPAIGALNKGTTLPDLPIHVVFRSDQSGTTDNFQHYLDGASDGAWGKGAGKSFSGGVGEGAKGNDGTSAAIKSTPGSITYNEWSFAQGQKLNMARIVTSAGPDPVAISSDSVGKTIAGAKIKGQGNDLILDTLSFYKPTQAGAYPIVLATYEVVCSKYSDSQVGTAVKAFLQATIGPGQKGLADNGYIPIPDGFKTGLSTAVNAIS; translated from the coding sequence TTGCGACTCAACCGATTTGGCGCAGCGCTGAGCGTGCTGGCATCCGGCGCACTCATACTGTCCGCGTGTGGCGACAACAACACCGCAAACGAAGGCAACGCAACGTCGAAGTCGTCGGCGTCGGGCGTTAACTGCGGCGGAAAGCAGACCCTGAAAGCCAGCGGGTCCACCGCGCAGGCAAATGCGATGGCTCGGTTCGTCAACGCCTTCGAGCAGGCGTGCCCGGGTCAGACCTTGAACTACACGGCCAACGGGTCGGGTGCCGGAATCAACGAGTTCGTCGGCAAACAGACCGACTTCGGTGGATCCGATTCGGCCCTGAGCGACGATGAGCACACCAAGGCGCAGCAGCGGTGCGGTTCGCCCGCGTGGGATCTGCCGGTGGTGTTCGGGCCGATCGCGGTGACCTACAACGTCAGCGGCGTGACCACGCTGGCCCTGGACGGGCCGACCACGGCGAAGATCTTCAATGGCGCGATCAAGAACTGGAATGACCCGGCAATCGGGGCACTCAACAAGGGCACCACGCTGCCCGATCTGCCCATTCACGTGGTGTTCCGCAGTGACCAGTCGGGCACGACCGACAACTTCCAGCACTACCTCGACGGCGCATCCGACGGGGCGTGGGGCAAGGGCGCCGGAAAGTCCTTCAGCGGCGGTGTCGGTGAGGGCGCCAAGGGCAACGACGGCACCTCCGCGGCGATCAAGAGCACTCCCGGATCGATCACCTACAACGAGTGGTCGTTCGCCCAGGGCCAGAAGCTGAACATGGCCAGGATCGTCACATCGGCAGGACCCGACCCGGTAGCGATCAGTTCCGATTCGGTCGGCAAGACGATCGCCGGCGCCAAGATCAAAGGTCAGGGCAACGACCTGATCCTCGACACGCTGTCGTTCTACAAGCCGACGCAGGCGGGCGCGTACCCGATCGTGTTGGCGACGTATGAGGTTGTCTGCTCGAAGTACTCCGACAGCCAGGTCGGCACCGCGGTCAAGGCGTTCTTGCAGGCCACGATCGGACCCGGCCAGAAGGGCCTGGCGGACAACGGCTACATCCCTATCCCCGACGGTTTCAAGACAGGGCTGTCAACAGCGGTCAACGCCATCTCCTGA
- a CDS encoding M24 family metallopeptidase, producing MTSTTSFSATVSSADDIPETPDIERMRRETGARLRAAMADRGVDALILLGNNSVVYATGVSWPLGDAGLSHVERPVAVVLADDPHPHLFLPFREGSASESGLPADHLHGPVYLEFDEGVENFARVVEELVPAAAVIAVDELTGAMGRAQRRLFRSGRPVDAAQIVGAAKLIKTPDEMACIRTAVRITDTAMVDVQAALAPGIRQIDLSAKFTRRTFELGAMANMLDSIWQVMPKNKADGVWTTHGDLALPLLTTERELAAGDVLWTDVSITYQGYCSDFGRTWLVGAEPTPRQHAQYYKWQEIMDAVLGVTRAGATVADLGRAATKANGGARPWLPHFYLGHSIGVNAAETPMIGTDLGDEFDENFVLEPGMVMVLEPVVWEDGTGGYRSEEIIVITEDGHIRLTDYPYAPYGEH from the coding sequence ATGACGTCAACCACTTCGTTCTCGGCCACAGTGTCGTCTGCCGACGATATTCCGGAGACACCGGACATCGAACGGATGCGTCGCGAGACAGGTGCGCGGCTACGTGCGGCGATGGCCGATCGTGGTGTGGACGCGCTGATCCTGCTGGGTAACAACAGCGTGGTGTATGCGACCGGGGTGAGCTGGCCGCTGGGTGACGCCGGGTTGTCGCATGTCGAGCGACCGGTCGCGGTCGTTCTCGCCGACGACCCGCACCCGCACTTGTTCCTGCCTTTCCGCGAAGGCTCGGCATCGGAATCGGGTTTGCCCGCAGACCATTTGCACGGTCCGGTGTACCTGGAGTTCGACGAGGGTGTGGAGAATTTCGCGCGCGTGGTCGAGGAGCTGGTGCCGGCGGCGGCCGTCATCGCGGTCGACGAGCTCACCGGCGCCATGGGGCGCGCGCAGCGACGGCTGTTCCGCTCCGGACGGCCCGTCGACGCAGCCCAGATTGTCGGCGCAGCCAAGCTGATCAAGACGCCCGACGAAATGGCCTGCATCCGAACCGCGGTGCGGATCACCGACACGGCGATGGTGGACGTCCAAGCCGCGCTGGCGCCGGGAATTCGGCAGATCGACCTGTCGGCGAAGTTCACCCGCCGGACGTTCGAACTGGGCGCGATGGCCAACATGCTGGATTCGATCTGGCAGGTGATGCCGAAGAACAAAGCGGACGGGGTGTGGACCACTCACGGCGATCTGGCTCTGCCGCTGTTGACAACTGAGCGCGAACTGGCCGCCGGTGATGTGCTGTGGACCGACGTCAGCATCACGTATCAAGGCTACTGTTCCGATTTCGGCCGCACCTGGCTCGTCGGTGCCGAGCCGACACCCCGTCAACACGCGCAGTACTACAAATGGCAAGAGATCATGGACGCCGTGCTCGGTGTGACGCGCGCCGGCGCCACCGTCGCCGACCTGGGTCGCGCGGCGACCAAGGCCAACGGCGGTGCGCGCCCGTGGCTGCCGCACTTCTACCTCGGGCACAGCATCGGCGTCAATGCTGCCGAAACACCCATGATCGGAACCGATCTCGGTGACGAGTTCGACGAGAACTTCGTCCTCGAGCCGGGCATGGTGATGGTCCTCGAGCCCGTGGTGTGGGAGGACGGCACCGGCGGTTACCGCAGCGAAGAGATCATTGTCATCACCGAGGACGGGCATATCCGGTTGACCGACTACCCCTATGCCCCGTACGGAGAACACTGA
- the pstC gene encoding phosphate ABC transporter permease subunit PstC → MTLTSTAAVPVPKTSEKPRARVGDRVFKALAAMAGSTVIIAMAMIGIFLLIKAIPALRANHANFFTSAQFDTTGGNLAFGIRDLFMVTVLSSLWAMALAVPIAIGIAIFLTQYAPARLSRPFGAIVDLLAAVPSIVFGLWGIFVLAPQLEPIESLLNRELGWLFLFKAGDVSMAGGGNIFTAGVVLAVMVLPIITSVSREVFRQTPTSHTEAAQALGATKWEVVRMTVLPFGRSGAVAASMLGLGRALGETVAVLIILRASASAGAWSLFDGGYTFASKIASAASEFSEPLPTGAYISAGFVLFVLTFLVNAAARAVVGRAVKV, encoded by the coding sequence ATGACCCTCACGTCGACCGCGGCGGTGCCCGTGCCTAAAACCAGCGAAAAGCCGAGGGCGCGGGTGGGTGACCGAGTGTTCAAAGCGCTCGCCGCCATGGCCGGTTCGACGGTCATCATCGCGATGGCGATGATCGGGATATTCCTTCTGATCAAAGCGATCCCCGCACTGCGCGCCAACCACGCGAATTTCTTCACCAGCGCGCAGTTCGACACCACCGGCGGCAACCTGGCGTTCGGCATCCGCGACCTGTTCATGGTGACGGTGCTGAGCTCGCTGTGGGCGATGGCGCTGGCGGTACCGATTGCGATCGGCATCGCGATATTCCTGACCCAATACGCACCGGCCAGATTGTCACGCCCCTTCGGCGCGATCGTCGATCTGCTCGCCGCGGTGCCGTCGATCGTCTTCGGGTTATGGGGAATCTTCGTGCTGGCTCCGCAGCTCGAACCGATCGAGTCACTGCTCAACCGCGAGCTCGGGTGGCTGTTTCTCTTCAAGGCGGGCGACGTGTCCATGGCCGGCGGCGGCAACATCTTCACGGCCGGCGTGGTGCTTGCAGTGATGGTCCTGCCCATCATCACCTCGGTGTCGCGCGAAGTGTTCCGGCAGACCCCGACCAGCCACACCGAAGCCGCGCAGGCGCTGGGCGCGACCAAATGGGAGGTGGTACGGATGACCGTGCTGCCGTTCGGTCGCAGCGGAGCCGTGGCCGCATCGATGCTCGGGTTGGGTCGCGCTCTGGGCGAAACCGTTGCGGTGCTGATCATCCTGCGCGCGTCCGCTTCCGCGGGGGCGTGGTCACTGTTTGACGGCGGCTACACGTTTGCGTCTAAAATTGCCTCCGCGGCAAGCGAATTCAGCGAACCGCTGCCCACCGGAGCGTACATCTCGGCTGGATTCGTGCTCTTCGTCCTGACGTTCCTGGTGAACGCCGCCGCGCGCGCGGTCGTCGGCAGGGCGGTCAAAGTATGA
- a CDS encoding amidohydrolase family protein: MSPQTSTLSLYPAGGFGAPKDRHGHAENINVGLPEGTVVFSADNHISLADDIFYNRFPEALKEKAPRIWYEDGAYQVGRKGQSFLPGDFSAVLMQYDDLPGAASTNIEARIQELREDGVDKELAFPNAILALFHYPDKELRELAFRIYNEYIAELQEQSNGHFYGAGLINWWDPEGAKRTLAELKSLGLKTFLLPLNPGKDDDGNIIDYGSDSMKPVWDEIEAAGLPITHHIGETPPKTPCQFNSVVVGMMINIDGFREQFAKYVFTGILDDHPGLRIGWFEGGIAWVPWALQDAEHLVASYQHMFNRPLEHDVRYYWDTHMSASFMVDPLGLQLIDQIGIDKVMWSSDYPHNESTFGYSEKSLAAVVEAVGPQNATKIVSGNITRFLGL; encoded by the coding sequence ATGTCGCCTCAAACAAGCACGCTTTCGCTGTATCCGGCCGGAGGTTTCGGAGCGCCCAAGGACCGACACGGACACGCCGAGAACATCAACGTGGGCCTGCCGGAGGGGACGGTCGTCTTCTCCGCGGACAACCACATTTCGCTGGCCGACGACATCTTCTACAACCGCTTCCCCGAGGCCCTCAAAGAAAAGGCACCGCGGATCTGGTACGAGGACGGTGCCTACCAAGTCGGCCGCAAAGGGCAGTCGTTCCTGCCCGGCGACTTCAGCGCGGTGCTGATGCAGTACGACGATCTGCCCGGCGCGGCGAGCACCAACATCGAGGCCCGGATTCAGGAGTTGCGCGAAGACGGTGTCGACAAGGAACTCGCGTTCCCCAACGCCATCCTGGCGCTGTTCCACTACCCGGACAAGGAACTTCGCGAGCTGGCATTCCGGATCTACAACGAGTACATCGCCGAATTGCAGGAGCAGTCCAACGGGCACTTCTATGGCGCCGGGTTGATCAACTGGTGGGACCCCGAAGGGGCCAAGCGGACGCTGGCAGAACTGAAATCGTTGGGGCTCAAGACCTTCCTGCTGCCGCTGAACCCGGGCAAGGACGACGACGGCAACATCATCGATTACGGCAGCGACAGCATGAAGCCGGTCTGGGACGAGATCGAAGCCGCCGGGCTTCCCATTACTCACCACATCGGGGAGACGCCGCCGAAGACCCCGTGTCAGTTCAACAGCGTGGTCGTCGGCATGATGATCAACATCGACGGCTTCCGGGAACAGTTTGCCAAGTATGTGTTCACCGGAATCCTCGACGATCACCCAGGCCTGCGGATCGGCTGGTTCGAAGGTGGAATCGCCTGGGTGCCTTGGGCATTGCAAGACGCCGAGCATCTGGTCGCGTCATACCAGCACATGTTCAACCGGCCGCTGGAGCACGACGTGAGGTACTACTGGGACACCCACATGAGCGCGTCGTTCATGGTCGATCCGCTGGGGCTTCAGTTGATCGACCAGATCGGCATCGACAAGGTGATGTGGTCGTCCGACTATCCGCACAATGAAAGCACGTTCGGCTACTCGGAGAAATCGCTCGCCGCAGTCGTCGAGGCTGTGGGGCCGCAGAACGCCACCAAGATCGTCAGCGGTAACATCACCAGATTCCTGGGCCTGTAG
- a CDS encoding cytochrome P450, giving the protein MSDTLTGSATETIPDVPEYPMARAAGCPFAPPPDVMALAEARPLSRVKIWDGSTPWLITGYEAVRTLFSDSRVSVDDRRPGFPHWNEGMLSTVHKRPRSVFTADAEEHTRFRRMLSKPFTFKRVEGLRPAIQQITDDAIDAMLAGPQPGEIVSALALPVPSLVISQLLGVPYEDAEMFQHHANVGLARYAAAEDTMKGAMSLHKYLAQLVEAKMENPAEDAVSDLAERVKAGELSVKEAAQLGTGLLIAGHETTANMIGLGVLALLQYPDQAAVLRETDDPKVVANAVEELLRYLSIIQNGQRRVAAEDIEIAGEVIRAGEGIIIDLAPANWDAEEFTEPDRLYLHRSGAGQHVAFGYGRHQCVGQQLARAELQIVFHTLFRRIPTLELAVPIDDIPFKHDRLAYGVYELPVNW; this is encoded by the coding sequence GTGTCCGACACGCTCACCGGTAGCGCCACCGAGACGATCCCGGACGTCCCGGAATATCCGATGGCACGGGCCGCAGGCTGCCCGTTCGCACCGCCACCAGACGTGATGGCGCTTGCCGAGGCGCGGCCGCTGTCCCGAGTCAAGATCTGGGACGGCAGCACCCCGTGGCTCATCACCGGATACGAGGCGGTACGAACGCTGTTCTCCGACTCGCGCGTCAGCGTCGACGACCGGCGCCCCGGCTTTCCGCACTGGAACGAGGGCATGCTGTCGACAGTGCACAAGCGTCCGAGGTCGGTCTTCACCGCAGATGCCGAGGAGCACACCAGGTTTCGCCGGATGTTGTCGAAGCCGTTCACCTTCAAGCGGGTCGAAGGTCTGCGGCCGGCGATCCAGCAGATCACCGACGACGCGATCGATGCCATGCTGGCTGGGCCGCAGCCCGGCGAGATCGTCTCGGCGCTTGCCCTGCCGGTGCCCTCACTGGTGATCAGCCAACTGCTCGGCGTGCCCTACGAGGACGCCGAGATGTTCCAGCACCACGCCAATGTCGGCCTCGCGCGGTATGCCGCCGCCGAGGACACCATGAAGGGCGCGATGAGCCTGCACAAGTACCTGGCTCAACTCGTCGAGGCCAAGATGGAAAATCCGGCCGAGGATGCGGTGTCGGATCTGGCGGAACGGGTCAAGGCCGGCGAGCTCAGCGTCAAGGAGGCCGCGCAGCTGGGCACCGGCCTGCTGATCGCCGGTCATGAAACCACCGCCAACATGATCGGTCTGGGCGTACTGGCGCTGCTGCAATATCCCGACCAGGCGGCGGTGCTGCGCGAGACCGACGACCCGAAAGTCGTTGCGAACGCCGTCGAGGAACTGCTGCGCTACCTGTCCATCATCCAGAACGGCCAGCGCCGGGTTGCGGCTGAGGACATCGAAATCGCCGGTGAAGTCATCCGTGCCGGCGAGGGCATCATCATCGACCTGGCCCCGGCCAACTGGGATGCCGAGGAATTCACCGAGCCCGATCGGCTGTACCTGCACCGCTCGGGTGCCGGCCAACACGTCGCGTTCGGTTACGGTCGGCATCAGTGCGTCGGTCAGCAGCTCGCCCGGGCCGAACTGCAGATCGTTTTCCACACTCTGTTCCGCCGGATTCCCACGTTGGAACTCGCCGTGCCGATCGACGACATTCCGTTCAAGCACGACCGACTCGCCTATGGCGTCTACGAACTGCCGGTGAACTGGTGA
- a CDS encoding M24 family metallopeptidase, which produces MRTEVLADDRALRVGRRERALAQMEQHDLDVLVLGRQANVRYVSGAPQLWVAGTRPFGPTCVVVRETGAIHLLSTWDEGVPDDIPHENLYGIAWNPMNTIANLQRIEGASTAKRVGTDALSPGFAQLLPTAFPNAELVDGELAMRAARRIKTPEEVTALREAIRVAELGLAAAVAELRPGISEKTLAGVLLEAMAAGGVSTPSTQDAAWVTSREHPWRRASPDGLVHDGDLVAFSSGVLDGGYTGEVGRTWPVGDVGAASDLYRRWDTLWHRLYEACEPGAPAIDLLAAYQAAGEELPPMPIARGLGLGFDPPVVSQHLPATAAEERLEAGMVLAVTGYVWQSGVGAVFGREAVLITPDGPEILTSSPFANVAVGA; this is translated from the coding sequence ATGAGAACCGAGGTTCTGGCCGACGACCGCGCTCTGCGCGTCGGCCGCCGCGAACGCGCACTGGCGCAGATGGAACAGCACGACCTCGACGTGCTGGTGCTCGGACGGCAGGCCAACGTGCGCTACGTGTCCGGCGCACCCCAGTTGTGGGTCGCCGGGACGAGGCCGTTCGGGCCGACATGTGTGGTCGTGCGGGAGACCGGCGCGATCCATCTGCTCAGCACCTGGGACGAGGGCGTGCCGGACGATATCCCGCACGAGAACCTCTATGGCATCGCCTGGAATCCGATGAACACCATCGCGAATCTGCAGCGCATCGAGGGCGCGTCGACAGCGAAGCGTGTTGGTACGGATGCGCTTTCGCCCGGGTTCGCACAGCTGCTCCCGACTGCGTTCCCGAACGCCGAGCTGGTCGACGGTGAGCTGGCCATGCGCGCGGCCCGGCGGATCAAGACCCCCGAGGAAGTGACGGCGCTGCGCGAGGCGATCCGGGTGGCCGAACTCGGCCTGGCGGCGGCCGTCGCCGAACTGCGGCCTGGCATCAGCGAAAAGACCTTGGCGGGTGTGTTGTTGGAGGCGATGGCGGCCGGCGGGGTGAGCACCCCGTCCACTCAGGACGCCGCCTGGGTCACTTCCCGAGAGCATCCGTGGCGTCGCGCCAGTCCCGACGGATTGGTGCACGACGGCGACCTGGTGGCGTTTTCGTCCGGGGTGCTCGACGGCGGCTACACCGGTGAGGTCGGCCGGACCTGGCCGGTCGGCGACGTCGGCGCTGCCTCTGACCTCTACCGCCGTTGGGATACGCTGTGGCACCGGCTTTATGAGGCATGCGAGCCGGGTGCGCCGGCGATCGACCTGCTGGCCGCCTACCAGGCCGCGGGCGAGGAACTGCCACCGATGCCGATCGCGCGGGGTCTGGGTTTGGGATTCGACCCTCCCGTCGTGTCGCAGCATCTGCCGGCCACCGCCGCCGAGGAGCGGCTGGAAGCGGGCATGGTGCTCGCGGTCACCGGGTATGTCTGGCAATCGGGAGTCGGTGCCGTGTTCGGGCGAGAGGCGGTGTTGATCACCCCCGACGGTCCCGAAATCCTGACGTCGAGCCCGTTCGCGAATGTCGCAGTCGGTGCCTGA
- the pstA gene encoding phosphate ABC transporter permease PstA: MSGPRLSVPVKASAVAPISIGRRLKNRVAATFFVASFVIALVPLVWLLWIVVQRGWFAITQPGWWSHSLRGVLPEQFAGGVYHALFGTVAQAAVAAIIAVPLGFMTAVLLAEYQTSRLARYTTFMVDVLAGLPSIVAALFIFSLWIATMGFQQSGFAVSLALVLLMLPVVVRSNEEMLRLVPNDLREASYALGIPKWKTTMRIVVPIALPGIITGVLLAIARVMGETAPVLVLVGYSRSVNFDIFNGNMASLPLLIYSELNNPEHAGFLRVWGAALTLIIVVALIYLMAAVASRLMTNPVALTKAKRAGRATT; the protein is encoded by the coding sequence ATGAGCGGGCCGCGGCTCAGCGTGCCTGTCAAGGCGTCGGCCGTCGCGCCGATCAGTATCGGTCGAAGGCTCAAAAACAGAGTCGCGGCAACGTTTTTCGTCGCGTCGTTCGTCATCGCGTTGGTGCCACTGGTCTGGCTGCTGTGGATTGTCGTGCAACGAGGCTGGTTCGCGATCACACAGCCCGGCTGGTGGAGCCACTCACTGCGCGGGGTGCTGCCCGAGCAGTTTGCCGGCGGGGTCTATCACGCACTGTTCGGCACGGTGGCCCAGGCAGCTGTGGCGGCTATTATCGCTGTGCCACTGGGATTCATGACCGCGGTGCTCCTGGCCGAATATCAGACCAGCCGACTGGCCCGATACACCACCTTCATGGTCGACGTGCTGGCCGGGCTGCCCTCGATCGTGGCGGCGTTGTTCATCTTCAGCCTCTGGATCGCCACCATGGGATTTCAGCAGAGCGGGTTCGCGGTGTCACTCGCGCTGGTCCTGCTGATGTTGCCGGTCGTGGTGCGCTCCAACGAGGAGATGCTCCGGCTGGTGCCCAACGATCTGCGAGAAGCCAGCTACGCGTTAGGGATTCCCAAGTGGAAGACCACCATGCGCATCGTCGTCCCGATCGCGTTGCCGGGCATCATCACCGGCGTACTGTTGGCGATCGCACGAGTAATGGGCGAGACCGCACCCGTGCTGGTGCTGGTCGGTTACAGCCGATCGGTCAACTTCGACATATTCAACGGCAATATGGCGTCGCTGCCGTTGCTGATCTACTCCGAACTCAACAACCCGGAACATGCCGGATTCCTGCGGGTTTGGGGTGCCGCACTGACGTTGATCATCGTCGTCGCGCTGATCTATCTGATGGCCGCCGTAGCCAGTCGGCTGATGACGAATCCGGTGGCGCTGACCAAGGCCAAGCGGGCCGGTCGCGCGACTACTTAG